In the Candidatus Eisenbacteria bacterium genome, one interval contains:
- a CDS encoding aspartyl protease family protein: MRSDIHFRLVGGDQPLIVIPARFNDSEPILCALDTGASHAMLLPELGARLGIRAESTHEAKGAGGPIQVGMGRAGSIALGEALVRDVPVIMTDDFRRIGSAIGLALGGNIGHNVLEHFRLTVDYASATLTLESPDEPVANTPARATLPFTLAHPSKPLLMLPVQIHDRPFQFALDTGASTTVISPEVARQCEVESMAMPDMTGGGGTVTASSGVVRSLAIGQTRISRVRVAVADFLEMLTLATGTRIDGILGTNVLRRYRVTIDFPARMLRLE, from the coding sequence TCCGGCTGGTGGGCGGCGACCAGCCGCTGATCGTGATCCCCGCGCGCTTCAACGACTCCGAGCCGATCCTCTGCGCGCTCGACACCGGCGCGAGCCATGCGATGCTGCTTCCTGAGCTCGGCGCGCGCCTGGGCATCCGCGCCGAATCCACTCACGAGGCCAAGGGCGCGGGCGGGCCGATCCAGGTGGGGATGGGAAGAGCCGGCTCGATCGCGCTCGGCGAGGCCTTGGTGCGCGACGTTCCCGTGATCATGACCGACGACTTCCGGCGTATCGGCAGCGCGATCGGTCTGGCGCTCGGCGGCAACATCGGCCACAACGTGCTCGAGCACTTTCGGCTCACCGTCGACTACGCGTCGGCCACGCTCACGCTCGAGAGTCCAGACGAGCCCGTGGCGAACACCCCGGCCCGCGCCACACTGCCCTTCACGCTCGCACATCCTTCCAAGCCCCTGCTCATGCTCCCGGTCCAGATCCACGATCGGCCGTTCCAGTTCGCGCTCGACACCGGCGCCTCGACCACGGTGATCTCGCCCGAGGTGGCGCGGCAGTGCGAGGTCGAGAGCATGGCGATGCCGGACATGACGGGCGGCGGGGGCACGGTGACCGCATCGTCGGGAGTGGTTCGGTCGCTGGCAATTGGCCAGACCCGCATCTCGCGCGTGCGGGTTGCGGTGGCGGACTTCCTCGAGATGCTCACGCTGGCGACCGGAACGCGGATCGATGGCATCCTCGGCACCAACGTGCTGCGCCGCTACCGGGTGACCATCGACTTTCCGGCCAGGATGCTGCGGCTGGAATAG